In Paenibacillus guangzhouensis, a single window of DNA contains:
- a CDS encoding substrate-binding domain-containing protein, with protein sequence MRKRWNGVKLISLVLLGVLTIGWAGFSIVSHELNSGKKKTIIFVPKTIDTTIEFWQVMRQGVASAAKEFDAEVEVMGTRAEVDVDEQIALLQEAIKKKPEAIILAATDYNRVVPVAKEIVAAGIKLITVDSGLNGGISTSFIGTDNTDAGRRTAEILHTHVDSHAEIAVINFVKESATAMERESGALEILRRYGNYTVLGPFYSNGSVQTAYDIASSLLKTQPNLKAIIGLNEPTVFGIGKAIQDLKMKSQVFAVGIDSSMGEIRMLEDGVLLATVIQKPFNMGYSAVKTAVEVIDGKRVSPRIDTGSKVITKENMYSNENQKLLFPFVE encoded by the coding sequence ATGAGAAAGAGATGGAATGGCGTCAAGCTCATCTCGCTTGTACTCCTCGGTGTGCTTACCATAGGCTGGGCGGGGTTTAGTATCGTCTCGCACGAACTTAACTCGGGGAAGAAGAAGACGATCATTTTTGTGCCGAAGACGATTGACACGACGATTGAGTTCTGGCAGGTGATGCGCCAAGGGGTGGCGAGCGCAGCGAAGGAGTTCGATGCCGAAGTCGAAGTGATGGGGACGAGAGCTGAAGTCGATGTGGATGAGCAGATTGCGTTGCTGCAGGAAGCGATCAAGAAGAAGCCGGAGGCCATCATTCTTGCTGCGACAGATTACAATCGCGTCGTGCCCGTGGCGAAGGAAATTGTGGCTGCGGGGATCAAGCTGATTACCGTGGACTCGGGTCTCAATGGCGGGATTTCTACGAGCTTCATCGGAACGGACAATACCGATGCGGGCAGGCGTACAGCCGAAATCCTGCATACGCACGTCGATTCGCATGCGGAGATCGCTGTGATCAATTTCGTGAAAGAATCAGCAACGGCGATGGAGCGGGAGAGCGGAGCGCTTGAAATTCTGCGTCGATACGGGAACTACACGGTGCTCGGCCCATTCTATAGCAACGGGTCCGTTCAGACTGCCTATGATATTGCGAGTTCGCTCCTCAAGACGCAGCCGAACTTGAAGGCGATTATCGGGTTGAATGAACCGACCGTCTTCGGCATCGGCAAAGCCATACAAGATTTGAAGATGAAGTCACAGGTTTTTGCTGTAGGCATTGATAGTTCGATGGGAGAGATTCGAATGCTCGAGGACGGTGTACTACTGGCGACGGTGATTCAGAAGCCGTTCAATATGGGATATTCCGCGGTCAAGACGGCGGTGGAGGTGATCGATGGAAAACGCGTGAGTCCGCGCATCGATACGGGCTCGAAGGTGATAACGAAGGAAAATATGTATTCGAACGAAAATCAGAAGTTATTGTTCCCATTCGTGGAATAA
- a CDS encoding DUF2087 domain-containing protein, producing the protein MSEVNELFWSASVEQLKQGYVYDAAQDQYTCLVCGEVFTTGIIYTHAGVMYEAKKFAQVHVAIQHESMFDVLIGMDKKLTGLTDLQKDLVQRFYEGMNDNDIVKEQGGSASTIRNHRFSMREKMKQARIFLAIMEMAEAKGGVDRPKFLSVPRTATSLDERYAITESEHESMIKKYFPDGPNGRLMEFPRKEKRKMSVLIHLMQRFERNRKYTENEVNEVLKTASDDFVTLRRYLIEYSFLDRHEDGSAYWVKVQ; encoded by the coding sequence ATGAGTGAGGTTAATGAATTGTTCTGGAGTGCTTCGGTTGAGCAGCTGAAGCAAGGCTACGTCTATGACGCAGCACAGGATCAATATACATGTCTCGTTTGCGGTGAGGTATTCACCACCGGTATTATCTACACCCATGCTGGGGTGATGTACGAGGCGAAGAAATTCGCGCAAGTGCATGTCGCCATTCAGCATGAATCGATGTTCGATGTCTTGATTGGCATGGATAAGAAGCTAACGGGACTCACCGATCTGCAGAAAGACTTAGTGCAGCGCTTCTATGAAGGTATGAATGATAATGACATCGTCAAAGAGCAAGGCGGGAGCGCTTCGACGATCCGCAATCATCGATTCTCGATGCGGGAGAAGATGAAGCAAGCGAGGATCTTCCTCGCGATCATGGAGATGGCGGAGGCGAAAGGCGGCGTAGATCGGCCCAAATTCTTGAGCGTACCGCGTACGGCGACTAGCCTGGATGAACGTTATGCGATAACGGAGAGTGAGCATGAGTCCATGATTAAGAAGTATTTCCCGGATGGGCCGAATGGTAGACTCATGGAGTTCCCGCGCAAGGAAAAACGCAAGATGTCGGTTCTCATTCATCTCATGCAGCGGTTTGAGCGGAATCGGAAATATACGGAGAACGAAGTGAATGAAGTGCTGAAGACGGCAAGCGATGATTTTGTTACCCTACGCAGATATCTGATTGAATACAGCTTCTTGGATCGTCATGAAGATGGCAGCGCCTATTGGGTGAAGGTCCAATAA
- a CDS encoding sugar ABC transporter ATP-binding protein translates to MSEALLRMEGIDKHFPGVHALDQCQFELLAGEVHALVGENGAGKSTMMKIATGVFTKDAGRILFKGREVDIPDTRTAQQLGISIIHQELNLMPHLTVAQNIYIGREPRYLGLFVDDQELNRSVQVLLDQMNVKIDPRTKVSELSVAKQQMVEIAKALSYQAEVLIMDEPTAALTDTEIQELFRIIAQLRMKGVGIVYISHRMEELKRITDRITVMRDGCYVDTVPTESVTIDQIIRMMVGRQLYTTTRIELSYSEDEKVLEVEGITRGKELKDIHFHVHRGEIVGFAGLMGAGRTEIARAIFGADPMDRGTIRIQGQQVSIRNPHDAVRHGIGYLSEDRKRYGLLVDMDVRENIAISNYAIFRRLGWMRTKEMHRTAEYYTESLSIKTPGVHQTVKFLSGGNQQKVVIGKWLTRDCQVLIFDEPTRGIDVGAKAEIYKLLEQLASEGKSIIMISSELPEILRMSHRVIVMCEGRITGELSREEATQEEIMRLATLRTS, encoded by the coding sequence ATGAGCGAAGCGCTGCTGCGCATGGAGGGAATCGATAAACATTTTCCAGGTGTACACGCCTTGGACCAATGTCAATTTGAGCTATTGGCCGGTGAGGTGCATGCCCTTGTAGGGGAGAATGGGGCAGGCAAGTCGACCATGATGAAGATTGCGACAGGTGTCTTTACGAAGGATGCAGGACGCATTCTGTTCAAAGGCCGAGAAGTCGACATCCCAGATACACGAACGGCACAGCAATTAGGGATTAGCATTATTCATCAGGAACTGAATCTCATGCCCCATCTAACGGTGGCGCAGAACATTTATATCGGCCGCGAGCCGCGATATCTCGGGTTATTCGTCGATGATCAAGAACTGAACCGAAGTGTGCAGGTGCTGCTGGATCAGATGAATGTGAAGATTGATCCGCGTACCAAAGTATCGGAACTATCCGTTGCGAAGCAACAGATGGTGGAGATTGCGAAGGCGCTGTCGTATCAGGCGGAGGTCCTCATCATGGATGAGCCAACGGCGGCGTTGACAGACACGGAGATTCAAGAACTGTTCCGGATCATTGCGCAATTACGGATGAAAGGCGTCGGCATCGTATACATCTCACACCGGATGGAGGAACTGAAGCGCATTACGGATCGGATCACGGTGATGCGGGATGGCTGCTATGTGGATACAGTGCCTACCGAATCCGTGACGATCGACCAGATTATTCGCATGATGGTAGGCCGTCAGCTCTATACCACGACACGGATTGAGTTGTCTTATTCGGAAGACGAGAAGGTACTAGAGGTAGAAGGGATTACGCGCGGCAAAGAGCTTAAAGATATTCATTTCCACGTACACAGGGGGGAGATAGTTGGGTTCGCAGGGCTCATGGGTGCGGGTCGGACAGAAATTGCTCGTGCCATATTCGGCGCGGATCCGATGGATCGCGGGACGATTCGCATCCAAGGGCAGCAAGTAAGCATTCGGAATCCACATGATGCGGTCCGGCACGGGATCGGTTATTTATCGGAAGACCGTAAGCGCTACGGGCTGCTCGTCGATATGGATGTACGGGAGAATATCGCAATTTCGAACTACGCCATATTCAGACGGCTCGGCTGGATGCGAACGAAGGAGATGCATCGCACAGCGGAGTACTATACCGAGTCTTTGTCGATTAAGACGCCGGGCGTTCACCAGACCGTGAAGTTCCTCTCTGGCGGCAATCAGCAGAAGGTCGTCATCGGGAAATGGCTGACGCGGGATTGTCAGGTTCTGATCTTCGATGAACCGACGCGAGGCATTGATGTCGGAGCGAAAGCTGAGATATACAAACTGCTAGAACAATTAGCAAGCGAAGGGAAATCGATCATTATGATCTCCTCGGAACTGCCGGAAATATTGCGCATGAGTCATCGGGTCATCGTGATGTGCGAAGGGCGCATTACTGGGGAACTGAGCAGGGAAGAGGCAACGCAGGAGGAGATCATGCGGCTTGCCACACTGCGCACGAGTTGA
- a CDS encoding tagatose 1,6-diphosphate aldolase — protein sequence MHMQRGKFEGLQQLSNERGVIAALAIDQRGSMKKMIQKVKGEDYRIEQVYAFKAAVSRELTPYVSAILLDLETGSEGIIAKNADAGLLLSYEKTGYDATEPGRLPDLIADLSALRIREHGGHAVKILVYYDPDEPAAINEQKHAFLERVGAECQAVDIPLFVEPIVYDANIADDKGLEFARLKPAKVKATIQEFTKSRYAIDVLKLEVPVNFNYVEGFAAAGNEIAYTQAEAAAHFKEASDLATVPFIYLSAGVTSELFRETVTFAARAGANFCGVLCGRATWFEGVAAYGDGGEDGLRQWLQTHGRENIDLLNAELDRGAKPWWSVYGDSIDDIEVIG from the coding sequence ATGCACATGCAGCGCGGAAAATTCGAAGGATTGCAGCAATTATCGAATGAACGAGGCGTCATTGCCGCCTTAGCCATTGACCAACGAGGATCCATGAAGAAGATGATTCAGAAGGTGAAAGGCGAAGATTATCGCATCGAACAAGTCTATGCCTTCAAAGCCGCCGTATCCCGCGAGCTAACCCCCTACGTCAGTGCGATTCTACTGGATCTGGAGACGGGATCTGAAGGGATTATAGCGAAGAACGCAGATGCTGGACTCCTCCTGTCCTATGAGAAAACAGGTTACGACGCAACCGAACCAGGCAGACTACCTGATTTAATTGCCGATCTATCTGCCTTGCGAATCCGTGAACACGGCGGGCATGCAGTCAAAATATTAGTCTATTATGATCCGGATGAGCCTGCTGCGATTAACGAGCAGAAGCATGCATTCCTCGAACGGGTTGGCGCGGAATGCCAAGCAGTCGATATTCCGCTCTTCGTCGAGCCGATTGTCTACGATGCGAACATCGCCGATGACAAGGGCCTCGAATTCGCTCGGTTGAAACCAGCCAAAGTCAAAGCGACGATCCAAGAATTCACCAAGTCCCGTTATGCGATTGACGTGCTCAAGCTCGAAGTGCCGGTCAACTTCAACTATGTGGAGGGTTTCGCCGCAGCGGGCAATGAGATTGCCTATACGCAAGCCGAGGCGGCTGCGCACTTCAAGGAAGCCTCGGACCTCGCGACCGTGCCGTTCATCTACCTCAGCGCAGGCGTCACCTCCGAGCTCTTCCGAGAGACGGTCACGTTCGCCGCCAGAGCAGGCGCGAACTTCTGCGGCGTATTGTGCGGCCGTGCCACCTGGTTCGAAGGCGTCGCTGCGTATGGTGACGGCGGTGAAGATGGACTGCGGCAATGGCTTCAAACGCATGGCCGCGAGAATATCGACCTGCTGAATGCAGAGCTCGATCGTGGAGCGAAGCCATGGTGGTCCGTGTACGGCGATTCGATCGATGATATCGAAGTGATTGGTTAA
- a CDS encoding ABC transporter permease, with protein MKSTTVVEKQPVQTQQKKAAVGSGAKQKVLAFASLIVLIVVFSLSSSNFFVFDNLVGIMLSTAVIGVLALGSTFVIITGGIDLSVGTVMTFSSVMAGVAMNFWHLPLPLGVIGGILAGALCGLLSGLMVAKMKIPPFIATLAMMMVTKGLSLVISGTKPIYFNDFPNFTNIAMGKLIPGIPNAILIFLGLGVIASIILTKTLIGRYNFALGSNEEATRLSGVNTARWKIVIYTMTGVFSGIAGILMASRLNSAQPALGSGYELDAIAAVVIGGTSLSGGTGSILGTVIGALIMSVLTNGLRILSVAPEWQTVIVGFVIILAVYADILRRRKR; from the coding sequence ATGAAGAGTACTACCGTAGTCGAGAAACAGCCCGTTCAGACACAGCAGAAGAAGGCAGCTGTTGGGTCAGGCGCGAAGCAGAAGGTGCTGGCCTTCGCCAGCTTAATCGTGTTAATTGTCGTATTCTCTCTGTCATCTAGCAATTTCTTCGTCTTCGATAATCTAGTCGGCATTATGCTGTCGACGGCCGTTATAGGCGTATTGGCGCTCGGATCCACCTTCGTTATCATCACCGGAGGTATCGATCTATCGGTCGGCACGGTCATGACATTCTCATCGGTGATGGCGGGTGTCGCGATGAATTTCTGGCATCTCCCGCTGCCGCTTGGTGTCATTGGTGGGATTCTAGCCGGGGCGTTATGCGGACTCCTTAGCGGACTGATGGTCGCGAAGATGAAGATTCCGCCGTTCATTGCCACACTTGCGATGATGATGGTGACGAAGGGGTTGTCCCTCGTCATTTCGGGTACGAAGCCGATTTACTTCAATGACTTCCCGAACTTTACGAATATCGCCATGGGCAAACTGATCCCCGGCATCCCGAATGCGATTCTAATCTTCCTGGGACTTGGGGTGATCGCGAGCATTATTCTAACGAAGACCTTAATCGGACGGTATAACTTCGCGCTAGGCAGCAACGAAGAAGCGACACGTCTCTCTGGGGTGAACACGGCCCGCTGGAAAATCGTGATCTATACGATGACCGGCGTATTCAGCGGGATCGCAGGGATCTTAATGGCATCGCGGCTTAACTCCGCTCAGCCAGCACTTGGCAGCGGCTACGAGCTGGATGCGATTGCCGCGGTCGTGATCGGAGGCACGTCCTTAAGCGGTGGTACCGGATCGATTCTAGGGACGGTGATCGGGGCGCTGATTATGAGTGTGTTAACGAATGGGCTGCGTATTCTATCGGTCGCGCCGGAGTGGCAGACCGTCATCGTTGGGTTCGTCATTATTCTTGCGGTGTATGCAGATATTCTACGTCGCCGGAAGAGGTAA
- a CDS encoding DUF2085 domain-containing protein, whose amino-acid sequence MWLRLMRIGCQSGCHQRADRSFAWQGYQFPLCARCTGVLLGQIGMVILLLMSVRISLGASLIGLGIMFIDWLLQRLEVMESTNWRRLMTGTLGGCGLIGCYAWLFSCIRSLW is encoded by the coding sequence ATGTGGCTGCGCCTTATGCGGATCGGCTGCCAATCTGGCTGTCATCAGCGAGCGGACCGCAGCTTCGCCTGGCAAGGCTATCAGTTCCCGTTATGCGCACGTTGTACAGGGGTGCTGCTCGGCCAGATTGGTATGGTCATCCTCTTGTTGATGTCCGTGCGGATATCGCTTGGTGCGAGCCTCATTGGCTTAGGGATCATGTTCATCGACTGGTTGCTGCAGCGGCTTGAGGTGATGGAGTCAACCAATTGGCGGCGATTGATGACGGGAACGCTAGGCGGATGCGGGCTGATTGGGTGTTATGCTTGGTTATTTTCATGTATTCGAAGTTTATGGTAA
- a CDS encoding sensor histidine kinase yields MNGWNPLKHHSIHTHIAIAFSCLILCTTALLSYSTYKLSSDAVTRNSQEYTSQLIEQVKVNIQTYISNMESIAALAMRSNDLQRYLKQNEPAFVKPLMKKQVSQYFNSIVTSRNDISSILFISDRGDEIVSNRESAEFNSIAQIKEQDWYKKVLGTDQAYISSSHVQRIFRDEYRWVVSISRELSATEDTIGGVLLVDLNYKLINNLCQQIELGKRGYVFIVDPSGDLVYHPQQQLVYSQLKSEQLDKVLQMWNGSMTLGEGNDKKIYTVNTTSFGWKIVSVTYPDELVGNKRQIQFTSALWGTLCLVVALAISIILSYALTKPLKKLEMNMKLAERGDFDIRVEIDSKNEIGKLARTFNIMISKIKELMSQVVAEQEMKRVSELKALQAQIQPHFLYNTLDSIIWMAEMGKMEEVVDMTSALSKLLRSTISKGDELIPISVELEHIKHYLTIQKMRYRNKFTYSIDVDEGIGNCQILKLVLQPIVENAIYHGMKHKPETGHIRITGRSVGDDIELQVIDDGIGMDPEAARTLLERKVASRSGNGVGVVNVDHRIKLNFGAAYGLWFESDLEEGMSVTMRIPLLREVEQT; encoded by the coding sequence ATGAACGGCTGGAATCCGCTCAAACATCACAGCATCCACACCCATATCGCCATTGCATTCTCCTGCCTCATTTTATGTACCACGGCACTCCTCAGTTATAGTACCTACAAGCTCTCTTCCGATGCCGTTACACGTAACTCCCAAGAATATACCTCGCAGTTAATTGAACAAGTGAAAGTGAATATTCAGACCTACATTAGTAATATGGAGAGCATCGCAGCGCTAGCCATGCGCAGCAATGACCTTCAGCGTTATCTGAAGCAGAATGAGCCGGCTTTCGTGAAGCCGTTAATGAAGAAGCAGGTGAGCCAATATTTCAATTCCATTGTCACTTCTCGCAATGACATCTCTTCGATTCTGTTCATTAGTGATCGGGGGGATGAGATTGTATCGAACCGTGAGTCTGCCGAATTTAATTCGATTGCGCAGATTAAGGAGCAGGACTGGTATAAGAAGGTGCTTGGCACGGATCAAGCCTACATCTCCTCTTCGCATGTGCAGCGTATTTTTCGTGATGAATATCGATGGGTCGTATCCATTAGCAGAGAGTTGTCTGCGACGGAGGATACCATTGGTGGCGTACTGCTCGTCGATCTGAATTACAAGCTGATTAACAACCTCTGTCAGCAGATTGAACTCGGTAAGCGAGGGTATGTCTTTATCGTGGATCCGAGCGGTGATCTTGTCTATCATCCGCAGCAGCAGCTTGTCTACTCGCAGTTGAAGTCGGAGCAGCTCGATAAGGTATTACAGATGTGGAACGGCTCTATGACGCTGGGGGAAGGTAATGATAAGAAAATCTACACGGTCAATACGACGAGCTTCGGATGGAAAATTGTCAGTGTCACCTATCCTGATGAACTGGTCGGGAATAAGCGGCAAATCCAGTTTACGTCGGCGCTCTGGGGCACGCTCTGCTTGGTCGTTGCGCTGGCCATCTCGATTATTCTATCCTATGCCCTTACGAAACCGCTGAAGAAGCTGGAGATGAATATGAAGCTGGCGGAACGCGGAGATTTCGATATTCGGGTGGAGATTGACAGCAAGAATGAGATCGGCAAGCTGGCACGAACCTTCAATATTATGATCAGTAAAATCAAGGAGCTGATGAGCCAGGTTGTGGCGGAGCAGGAAATGAAGCGGGTGAGTGAACTGAAAGCGCTTCAAGCGCAAATTCAGCCGCATTTTCTCTATAATACACTCGACTCGATTATTTGGATGGCGGAGATGGGCAAGATGGAGGAAGTCGTCGATATGACTTCTGCACTGTCCAAACTCTTGCGTTCTACGATCAGCAAGGGGGATGAGCTCATTCCGATCTCTGTGGAGCTGGAGCATATCAAGCATTATTTGACGATTCAGAAGATGCGGTATCGCAATAAATTTACATATTCCATTGATGTCGATGAAGGGATCGGGAATTGCCAGATTCTAAAGCTCGTGCTGCAGCCGATTGTGGAGAATGCCATTTATCACGGGATGAAGCATAAGCCGGAGACCGGGCATATTCGGATTACTGGCAGAAGCGTGGGTGACGATATTGAGCTGCAGGTCATCGACGACGGAATTGGGATGGATCCGGAGGCAGCCCGAACGCTATTGGAACGGAAAGTGGCGAGCCGAAGCGGCAATGGGGTGGGTGTCGTCAATGTGGATCATCGGATTAAGCTGAACTTTGGCGCCGCCTACGGACTTTGGTTCGAGAGCGACCTGGAAGAGGGGATGAGCGTGACGATGCGAATTCCTCTGCTGCGAGAGGTGGAGCAGACATGA
- a CDS encoding ABC transporter substrate-binding protein, whose product MKRKQWFILLAMMLSLTTVLGACSSGDKGDGKTYIPVISKGFQHQFWQAVKSGAEKAAKEFDVKITFEGPETESQVDKQIEMLQTALDKKPGAIAFAALDSKAALPLLEKAKANNIPVIGFDSGVDSDIPVATAATDNVKAAALAADKMAEFIGGTGEVALVVHDQTSRTGIDRRDGFKNQIELKYPNIKIVDIQYGGGDQLKSTDLAKAIMQAHPNLKGFFGANEGSAIGVVNAVNELKKNGQITIIGYDSGKQQTDAVRSGTMAGAITQDPIGIGYWSVKAAVMAIKGEAVDKNIDTGFHWYDKNNIDSDEIKPLLYD is encoded by the coding sequence ATGAAACGGAAACAATGGTTCATCTTACTGGCGATGATGTTGTCACTGACAACCGTGCTGGGCGCTTGTTCAAGCGGAGACAAAGGGGACGGCAAAACCTACATTCCAGTCATCTCGAAAGGGTTCCAACATCAATTTTGGCAGGCGGTGAAGAGCGGCGCGGAGAAAGCGGCGAAGGAATTCGACGTTAAGATTACGTTCGAAGGCCCGGAGACCGAATCGCAGGTTGACAAACAAATTGAGATGCTGCAGACGGCATTAGATAAGAAACCAGGCGCGATCGCGTTCGCGGCGCTCGACAGCAAGGCGGCTTTACCGCTGCTGGAGAAGGCGAAAGCGAACAATATTCCAGTCATCGGCTTCGATTCGGGGGTCGATAGCGATATTCCGGTTGCAACCGCAGCGACGGATAACGTCAAGGCGGCTGCGCTGGCGGCGGATAAGATGGCCGAATTTATCGGAGGTACCGGTGAAGTGGCGTTGGTCGTTCATGACCAGACGAGCCGCACGGGGATCGACCGCCGTGATGGATTTAAGAATCAGATTGAATTGAAATATCCGAATATTAAAATCGTCGACATCCAATACGGCGGCGGTGACCAGTTGAAATCGACAGACCTTGCGAAGGCGATCATGCAGGCGCATCCGAACCTGAAAGGTTTCTTCGGTGCTAATGAAGGCTCCGCGATTGGCGTCGTCAATGCCGTGAACGAGCTGAAGAAGAACGGTCAGATTACGATTATCGGGTACGACTCCGGCAAGCAGCAGACGGATGCGGTGCGCAGTGGAACGATGGCCGGCGCGATTACGCAGGATCCGATCGGCATTGGATACTGGTCCGTGAAGGCTGCGGTTATGGCGATTAAAGGCGAAGCGGTGGATAAGAATATCGATACCGGCTTCCACTGGTATGATAAGAATAACATCGATTCTGATGAGATCAAACCGCTGTTGTACGATTAA
- a CDS encoding response regulator transcription factor yields MYRIILVDDEDEVREGIKRKTDWLACGFELIGDYDNGRDALAAVELQRPDVIITDICMPFMDGLELTRAVFERYRDVKVVIVTGYEDFDYAKQALQLKVNDYLLKPINSKEFNDFLGKMKLELDIEVKQREDLSALRIQLNQSFPLLRERFLESLTASRMKREVFEQKLQHFQIVLPGPSYIALVGELDTKQSDNKGDEALLRFAAFNIMQEQLEQACGGVVFQTRDDKIAAILSGPLEEMEVKAQLWSEQVRSSIERYLKLTLTIGIGRKCIDLAEISKSFQEALSSLDYRFLLGKDKVISIQDLEYGKGWDPTKYSAWEKQMLAAMKTGKSSAVSGVLRDWFDELKSFSCPIDQCRSTIYQLLVSLMNFVTDIGFELSAMLQGDPFAQVRHFRTLDEARAYLESLCYNIILQLSEQRSTMASSQMQLAEAYIREHYGDENFSLNQLCNHIFMSISYFSATFKQHTGETFVEYLTRVRLEKARELLTITNLKTYEVAARVGYGDPQYFSVIFKRNTGMTPKEFRQTNKGSEVQ; encoded by the coding sequence ATGTATCGAATCATCTTAGTGGATGACGAAGATGAGGTTCGTGAGGGTATTAAGCGAAAGACCGATTGGTTGGCTTGCGGATTTGAATTGATCGGCGATTACGATAATGGTAGAGATGCGCTCGCTGCGGTGGAACTGCAACGGCCGGATGTGATCATTACCGACATCTGCATGCCGTTTATGGATGGTCTGGAACTGACACGGGCTGTGTTCGAGCGATATCGGGACGTCAAAGTGGTCATTGTGACCGGTTACGAAGATTTCGATTATGCCAAGCAAGCTCTTCAGCTCAAAGTGAACGATTATCTGCTCAAACCGATTAACTCGAAGGAATTTAATGATTTCCTGGGGAAAATGAAACTGGAGCTGGATATCGAAGTGAAGCAGCGTGAAGATCTTAGCGCCTTGCGAATCCAGCTGAATCAGAGTTTTCCGCTGCTGCGGGAGCGGTTCCTTGAGAGTCTTACCGCATCCCGGATGAAGCGAGAGGTGTTCGAGCAGAAGCTCCAGCACTTCCAGATTGTTTTGCCAGGTCCCTCTTACATTGCGCTCGTAGGAGAGCTGGATACCAAGCAGAGCGATAACAAAGGGGATGAAGCGCTGCTGCGATTCGCAGCGTTCAATATTATGCAAGAGCAGCTGGAGCAAGCATGCGGCGGCGTTGTCTTCCAGACACGGGATGATAAGATCGCGGCTATTCTATCAGGACCGCTTGAGGAGATGGAAGTGAAGGCGCAGCTCTGGTCCGAGCAGGTTCGCAGCAGCATTGAGCGATATTTGAAGCTGACGCTCACAATTGGCATCGGACGTAAATGTATAGATCTCGCCGAAATTTCAAAATCATTTCAGGAAGCGCTCTCATCACTGGATTATCGGTTCCTGCTCGGCAAAGATAAAGTGATCTCGATTCAAGATTTAGAGTACGGCAAAGGGTGGGATCCTACGAAATATAGCGCTTGGGAGAAGCAGATGCTCGCCGCCATGAAAACCGGCAAGAGCTCAGCGGTCTCCGGTGTGCTACGAGATTGGTTCGATGAGCTGAAGAGTTTCTCTTGTCCCATTGATCAATGCCGCAGCACAATCTATCAGCTGCTCGTCTCGCTGATGAACTTCGTGACGGATATTGGCTTTGAGCTATCGGCGATGCTGCAAGGAGACCCCTTCGCGCAGGTGAGGCATTTCCGTACCCTCGACGAAGCGCGTGCCTACCTGGAAAGTCTGTGCTATAACATTATTCTTCAGTTATCCGAGCAGCGTTCCACGATGGCAAGCTCGCAGATGCAGCTGGCTGAAGCCTATATTCGGGAACATTACGGCGATGAGAACTTCTCGCTGAATCAATTATGCAACCATATTTTCATGAGTATCAGTTATTTTAGCGCCACCTTCAAGCAGCATACCGGGGAGACCTTTGTCGAGTATTTGACGCGTGTGCGGCTGGAGAAAGCCAGAGAATTACTCACCATTACGAACTTGAAGACGTACGAGGTCGCGGCTCGTGTCGGGTATGGGGACCCGCAATACTTCAGCGTCATCTTCAAGCGGAATACGGGCATGACGCCGAAGGAATTCCGGCAGACGAATAAAGGGAGCGAGGTTCAATGA
- the pgmB gene encoding beta-phosphoglucomutase, with translation MLKAVLLDLDGVITDTAAYHYLAWKELGSEIGIEIDSEFNEQLKGVSRMESLDRILRHGGKAHAFTLEEKLGLAAKKNARYVQLLEGITPADIYPGIEGLLVELREAGVYAVLASASKNAPQILASLRLTEYFDYIVDPDEVAYGKPAPDMFLRGAAAVSVSPGQCIGIEDAQAGIEAIKAAGMIAVGIGSGGLLSAAGADVVLPTTETLSLAFLQLLL, from the coding sequence ATGCTAAAGGCCGTGTTATTGGATCTGGACGGTGTCATTACGGATACGGCAGCGTATCATTATCTGGCTTGGAAAGAGCTTGGTTCCGAGATCGGTATCGAGATTGATTCCGAGTTCAATGAGCAGCTGAAAGGCGTGAGCCGGATGGAATCCTTGGATCGCATATTGCGCCATGGAGGAAAGGCTCATGCGTTCACGCTGGAGGAGAAACTGGGGCTAGCCGCCAAGAAGAACGCGCGGTATGTTCAGCTGCTGGAGGGGATCACGCCAGCGGATATCTATCCGGGAATTGAGGGGCTGCTAGTGGAGCTGCGAGAAGCGGGTGTGTATGCCGTGCTTGCCTCGGCAAGCAAGAACGCACCGCAGATTCTAGCGTCGCTCAGGCTCACCGAATACTTCGATTACATCGTCGACCCGGATGAGGTTGCATACGGGAAGCCGGCGCCGGATATGTTCTTGCGCGGCGCGGCGGCGGTGAGCGTATCGCCAGGCCAATGCATCGGGATCGAAGATGCCCAAGCAGGGATTGAGGCGATTAAGGCGGCAGGGATGATCGCCGTTGGCATTGGGTCGGGCGGGTTATTAAGTGCAGCTGGAGCAGATGTGGTGCTGCCTACGACGGAGACCTTATCGCTTGCATTCCTGCAATTGTTGTTGTAG